The genomic window GCCCAGGGCAGCGTGCTGACCAACAAGTACGCCGAGGGCTACCCCGGCAAGCGCTGGTACGGCGGCTGTGAAGTGGTGGATCAGGTGGAGCAGCTCGCCATCGACCGCGTCAAGCAGCTCTTTAACGCCGAGTGGGCCAACGTGCAGCCGCACTCGGGCTCGAGCGCCAACCTCGCGGTGTACAACGCCCTGATTCAGCCCGGCGACACGGTGCTCGGCATGGACCTTTCGCACGGCGGGCACCTGACACACGGCAACAAGGCCAACTTCTCGGGGATGCGCTACCAGATGGTCGCTTACCAGCTTGACCGCGAAACCGAGCGCATCGACATGGAAGAAGTGCGCCGCCTCGCCCACGAGCACAAGCCCAAGATGATTATTGCCGGGGCGAGCGCCTACAGCCGCGTCATCGACTTTGCCGCCTTCCGCGAAATTGCCGATGAGGTGGGCGCCCTGCTCTTCGCCGACATCGCCCACATCGCGGGCCTGATCGCGGCAGGCGAACACCCCAACGCGCTGCCGCACGCGCACGTCGTCGCCTCGACCACCCACAAGACCCTGCGCGGGCCACGCGGCGGCATCATCCTGGCGAACGACCCCGAAATCGCCAAGCAGCTCGACCGCACGGTGTTTCCCGGCTACCAGGGCGGCCCCCTCGAACACGTCATCGCGGCCAAGGCGGTGGCCTTCGGTGAGGCGCTGCGTCCCGAGTTCAAGGACTATGCCCGGCAGATCATCAAGAATGCCCAGGCGCTGGCGGGCGAGTTCCAGCAAAAGGGCTACCGCGTCGTCTCGGGCGGCACCGACAACCACCTTTTTCTGCTCGACCTGCGCCCCCAGGGGCTGAACGGCACCAAGGCGACGCGGCTGCTCGACGCCAACCACATCACCATTTCCAAGTCCACCCTGCCCTACGACACCGAGAAAATCCTGCACGGCGGCGGCATCCGCATCGGCACGCCCGCCGTCACCACGCGCGGCATGACCGAAGCGCACATGACGCAGGTGGCCGACCTGATTGACCGTGCCCTGAAAGGCGAGGACGTGCAGGCCAAGGTCCACGACTTTGCCGGTGGCTTCCCACTGCCCTGAAGACGGCTGCACCGGCCTTCCGCTGCTCACTTCCTGGGCAGCGGGAGGTTTTTTGACGGTTCGTCGGTGCTTGGCGGCGGCACTGGCCTAGAATGCCCGCGCATGACTCCAGACGCTTCCCTCTCGCCGCAGCTTCCGGAGCTGGCCCAGCTTTCTCCCTCACAGTTGACGCTGCGCCTGACCCGGCTGGGGTTGCAGGCCCCGGACCTCGGCAGTGCCATGCAGCCGATGCTCGAAGCGCTCGTGGTGTGTACGGGCGCGGCAGGCGCCGGGTACTTTCAGTGGCGGGACGCGACGCTGGCCTACCACGCCCGCGCCGCCGCCGGGGAAATGCCCGCCGGCCCGGCGATGGAGGCGATTCTGGCACACGGGCTGCCGGGCCACCTGCCGCTGATCGGGGCACTCTCCACCGCCGAGGACACGCTGTTTATCGGTGACACCCGGCAGGAGGCCGTCGCGCTCGGCTTTCCCGAACTCGGCGTGCTGGGGCTGTGCGCCGCGCCGATCCGGGCCCGCGACGGCGAGCTGGTCGGCGCGATTCTGGCGCACACCTTTACGCCCTCGCCCTGGCCGGAGCCGGACCGCGTGCTGATCGGCAACGTGACGGGCACCCTGTCGTTGCTGGCCGCCCGGCTGCACGCCGAGGAACGCGAGCAGGCCGCGCACGAGGGCGCTCTGCGGGCGCTGGGGCTGTCGCTGGAAGCGCGCGACGCCGAAACCAAGGGCCACACCGACCGGGTCACGCGCCTGGCCGAGCGGCTGGGTGAGCGGCTGGGCCTGGACTTCGACGAGCGGCGCGAACTGCGCTGGGGCGCCTACCTGCACGACCTCGGCAAGATCAGCCTGCCCGACGAGATCCTGCTCTACGAAGGCCCGCTGACCGCCGCGCTGCGCCGGCAGATGCAGGGGCACGTGCAGGAGGGGGTGCGCCTCGCCGGGCAGCTTCCCTTTTTGCCGCAGTCGGTGCTCGACGTGATCGGCGCTCACCACGAACGTTGGGACGGCGCCGGGTATCCGCTGGGTCTGCGCGGCGAGGAGATTCCGCTGCCGGCCCGCATCTTCGCCATCTGCGATGTGTACGACGCCCTGAGCAGCGCCCGCCCGTACAAGAAGGCCTGGGAACGTGCCGATACCCTCGCCTACCTGCGGGCCGTGAGTGGGGAGCAGTTCGACCCACAGGTGGTGACGGCACTGCTCGACCTGCTGGACGGTGAGGGGTAAGTCGCAGGCAAGAGAAGCGGCTTAGAGCACCACTTCCAGCCCACTCAGGCACTCCTCGGCAATCGCGCGGGCCAGCGGGTCGCGGGTGGTGCGGGCGTAGCTCACGCCGAGTTGCAGGTGGGCCTGCCCGGTGTCGGCGTCGTTGCCGAGCGCGAGGGTCTGGTAAAAGGCGAGGTGGGTGTGGGCGAGCAGCACGTCGCGGGTGTGCTCGGGAGGCAGGGTGAGCAGCAGGTCGAGGGCGCTGTGATAGGCCGTCAGGGCGCGGTGCGACTCGCCCCCCACCGCGTACTCGCGCCCGAGTTGCAGGTGCCGGGCAGCGGACAGGTAAGCGGGCCTCATGGGACCGATTGTAGAGGGTAGGGTCCAAAGCGTGACCTTCGGGCGAGCAAGCTGGGGAAGGGAGTGACGCGGGGCGCTTTTTTCCGCCGCACGAAAGGCGGAGAACTGCTCTAGACTCGCCGTATGCCCGATCTTGACCGCGTGCGTGAGGCCCTGCAAAACAGCATGTCCACCTGGGCCACGCTGGAAGTGCGGGGGGACCAGGCCCGCGTGGTTCCGGCCCCCGACCTCGAACAACTCATCGCCGAACTCGACCGCCTCGCGCCGCAGTGGAGCCTGAACTGGGGCTGCGACGCCGCCTCGCCCTACGTGGTCCGCGCCCGGCTCGACGTGGCCGGGGTCAGCCGTGAGGGGCTGGCGCAGGCCCCCACCCTGAGCGACGCCAAACTGGCCGCCCTGGCCGAGCTGGCGCGGCTGTTTGGCATTTCCGGTGGTGAGGGCCGCTGGGTGGACTACGACCCCGAAGACGGCCCCAATGTGGCCGACCTCGACGCCGAACGTGAGTTGCCCACCTCACCACGTACGTCCGCCCTGCCCCCCGAGCCGCCGCGCGACCCGCAGATGGACAAGGCCCGGCGCCACATTGACGAGCTTCTCGAGCAGCTCAAGGCGGCGGGCAAGGGCGGCGAGGCGACCCGCATCCTGATGCGCGGTTACGGCGAAACGGTGGACGAGAGCCGGGCGCTGTACAAGCAGCTCAAGGCCATTCTCGACCAGTAACGCGGAGCCGGGGATGCACAAGTTTATTGCCATCGGGGACGTGCACGCCGAGTGGGACACCTTCTGGGAGGCGCTGCGGGCGGCGAGCTGTGTGGACGCGGACGGCCTGCCCACGCCGCCAGTGCGTCTGGGACGCTATCAGGTAGTCGTCATCGGCGACCTCGTGCATCCCAAGTCGCCCGAGGCCTATACCCGGCTGACCGGCTGCGACCCTTTCGACATGAACGACGAGGACCACCGCCTGATTGCCGCGCGTGAGCAGGTGCGGCAGCTCGAAAAGTTGCAGCGTTATCAGGCCGCCGCGCCGCACGCGGTGCATGTCATCCTCGGCAACCACGACGACGCTGTGCTCGACCCCCGTTTCGTACTGGGCACGAGCGGTGGCCTCAAGCACGTCGAGTTCGACCCGGAGCACGGGGGCCTGCTGCTGCCGCCCCCCCTGCACGGCTGGATGAGCCACTTTCCACGGGAGCTGCGGGTGGGCCGCCTGCAATTTGCCCACGTCTCGCCGCTGCCCGCCCACCTGTACTACGACGACCTGTTTTACAGCGACCGCAGCGCCAAAACCTGGTTTCGTGATACGCCGGACTATGTGGACATGGCCGGGCTGGTCTTTGGGGTCTACGGCCACACCAAAACGGACGGCGGCGTCCTGCTGCACCACGCGCCCACTGGGCAGCCGCTCTTCGCCATCATTGACGCCCTGACTGAGCGCGAGTATCTGGAAGTGCTGTACGACGCCGCCGCCGAAGTGCCTCTGCGTGGGGTCAGTGTGGTGCCGTTCTGAATCTCTACTGTGTGGGCTTGACAGAAGAGGGAACCGCCGTTAGACTTCTTTCCGCCCTGGGTCGTTAGCTCAATTGGCAGAGCAGCTGACTCTTAATCAGCGGGTTGTAGGTTCGATTCCTACACGACCCACCAGGAAAAGCCCCCCGCCACGTGCGGGGGATTTTTTATTGTCCTTCGGGGTGGCGCTTCAGCACGTAAAACGCCCGCTCGCTTTCCCGTGCCAGGTCGGTCACGCGGTAGCCGCGCCCCAGGTAAGCCGTCAGCGTGTCGCGTAGGGCGAGGCGCCAGGGGGCGCGCTCCTCGTCGGAGACGGCCAGCGGCACTTCTGCCAGCACGGTGGGCGCGTCGGCGGAGAGGTCCGGCGTGCCAGGGCGTGCCCCGACGCCACGCAGGACCACGGTGCCCAGCGGGGGCGAGGCGGGCGCAGGAACGTGGGGCCGGGTCAGGTCCCACTCCACCAGCAGGCGGTCGGCGTGTGGGGCGTACCAGTCGGGGAGGTAGGTGCTCGCCGTCACTCCCAGCTTGCCGAAGTTGAGCCGGGCGTTGCGGGCCACCAGCGGGTCGAAGGTCCAGGTCATGCGCGTCAGGCCCTGCGCCAGCGCCCGCCCGCGCTGCGCGAGTTTGAGGGCCACCGCCAGCCCGCTGCCGCGCACCTCGGGCCGCAGCGCCAGAAAGTGCGAGTGGTGCCAGAGGTCGTGGCCCCGGCCCGGCAGCTCCCTCCCCAGCAGCCCGCCCAGCGCCGGGAACCCGTAGGCCAGCCCCACCGCCGGGCCGCCCTCCGCGCGGTAGGCCGCCAGCACGATGCCCCCGGTGGCTGCGCTGATGCGGAACATGGTGGCGGGTAGCACCTCGCGGTCCTCAAAGCCCCAGGCCGCTGCCTGCACGTCTTCCAGTTCACGCATCGCCTGCGGGTCGGTCACGTCGCGGATGACGTAGCCGGGGACCGTCACGCCCGGTGTTCCTCCTGCGCCTCGGTGACGGTCGCCAGGAACTCGCGGTCAAGGGTCACGCCCGTGCCCGGCCCCTGCGGCACTGGCATCAGGCCGTCCACGGCTTCGAGCGGCTCCTGAATCAGGTCGCGCTCCCAGTAGCGGCTGGCCGAACTGGTGTCGCCCGGCAAGCGGAAGTTGGGCAGCGTCGAGAGGTGGATGTTGTGCGCCCGCCCGATGCCGCTCTCCAACATCCCGCCGCACCACACCGGGGCGCCGAAGCTCTGGGCCACGTCATGCACGCGCCGCGATTCGGCGTGTCCGCCCACGCGGGCCACCTTGAGGTTGATGACGCCGCCCGCGCCCAGTGCCAGCGCCTTGCGGGCGTCCGCCGCCGACGCCACCGACTCGTCGAGGCACAGCGGCGTGCGGATGCGCCGGGCGAGTTCGGCGTGGTCTACGAGGTCGTCCCAGGCGAGCGGCTGCTCGATGTAGGTCAGGTCGTACTCGTCGAGTTGCCGCAGCCGCCCGGCGTCGGCCAGGGTGTAGGCGCTGTTGGCGTCCACCGTCAGGCGAATGTCGGGAAAGGCTTCACGGGTCGCCCGTACCGGCTGCACGTCCCAGCCGGGCTTGATCTTGAGCTTGATGCGGCGGTAGCCCTGCTCGACATGCTTTCGCACGAGGTCCACCGTCGCCTGCTCGCCCGCCTGAATGCCGAGGCTGACCCCCACCTCGACCTGCTCCTTGTGGCCGCCGAGCAGTGTCCCGAGCGGCACCCCCAGCGTGCGCGCCCACAGGTCCCAGGCCGCCATCTCGACCATCGCCCGTGCCATGCGGTTGCCCCGGTAGCTGCCGAGCGCGTCCGCCACCGCTTCGGGGTTGGCGAAGGTCTGCCCCAGGATGGCGGGCAAAAAGGTGCCGCGCAGCAGGTCCAGTGCCCCGGCAATCGTTTCCTCGCGGTACATGGGCCGCGCTTCCATGGT from Deinococcus radiodurans R1 = ATCC 13939 = DSM 20539 includes these protein-coding regions:
- the glyA gene encoding serine hydroxymethyltransferase; this translates as MTTADQPQAVRDDAVFDLIAQEAERQRTGLELIASENFTSAAVREAQGSVLTNKYAEGYPGKRWYGGCEVVDQVEQLAIDRVKQLFNAEWANVQPHSGSSANLAVYNALIQPGDTVLGMDLSHGGHLTHGNKANFSGMRYQMVAYQLDRETERIDMEEVRRLAHEHKPKMIIAGASAYSRVIDFAAFREIADEVGALLFADIAHIAGLIAAGEHPNALPHAHVVASTTHKTLRGPRGGIILANDPEIAKQLDRTVFPGYQGGPLEHVIAAKAVAFGEALRPEFKDYARQIIKNAQALAGEFQQKGYRVVSGGTDNHLFLLDLRPQGLNGTKATRLLDANHITISKSTLPYDTEKILHGGGIRIGTPAVTTRGMTEAHMTQVADLIDRALKGEDVQAKVHDFAGGFPLP
- a CDS encoding HD-GYP domain-containing protein; the protein is MTPDASLSPQLPELAQLSPSQLTLRLTRLGLQAPDLGSAMQPMLEALVVCTGAAGAGYFQWRDATLAYHARAAAGEMPAGPAMEAILAHGLPGHLPLIGALSTAEDTLFIGDTRQEAVALGFPELGVLGLCAAPIRARDGELVGAILAHTFTPSPWPEPDRVLIGNVTGTLSLLAARLHAEEREQAAHEGALRALGLSLEARDAETKGHTDRVTRLAERLGERLGLDFDERRELRWGAYLHDLGKISLPDEILLYEGPLTAALRRQMQGHVQEGVRLAGQLPFLPQSVLDVIGAHHERWDGAGYPLGLRGEEIPLPARIFAICDVYDALSSARPYKKAWERADTLAYLRAVSGEQFDPQVVTALLDLLDGEG
- a CDS encoding metallophosphoesterase translates to MHKFIAIGDVHAEWDTFWEALRAASCVDADGLPTPPVRLGRYQVVVIGDLVHPKSPEAYTRLTGCDPFDMNDEDHRLIAAREQVRQLEKLQRYQAAAPHAVHVILGNHDDAVLDPRFVLGTSGGLKHVEFDPEHGGLLLPPPLHGWMSHFPRELRVGRLQFAHVSPLPAHLYYDDLFYSDRSAKTWFRDTPDYVDMAGLVFGVYGHTKTDGGVLLHHAPTGQPLFAIIDALTEREYLEVLYDAAAEVPLRGVSVVPF
- a CDS encoding acyl-CoA N-acyltransferase, producing MTVPGYVIRDVTDPQAMRELEDVQAAAWGFEDREVLPATMFRISAATGGIVLAAYRAEGGPAVGLAYGFPALGGLLGRELPGRGHDLWHHSHFLALRPEVRGSGLAVALKLAQRGRALAQGLTRMTWTFDPLVARNARLNFGKLGVTASTYLPDWYAPHADRLLVEWDLTRPHVPAPASPPLGTVVLRGVGARPGTPDLSADAPTVLAEVPLAVSDEERAPWRLALRDTLTAYLGRGYRVTDLARESERAFYVLKRHPEGQ
- the menC gene encoding o-succinylbenzoate synthase codes for the protein MFKIEAAEIVVARLPLKFRFETSFGVQTHKVVPLLILHGEGVQGVAEGTMEARPMYREETIAGALDLLRGTFLPAILGQTFANPEAVADALGSYRGNRMARAMVEMAAWDLWARTLGVPLGTLLGGHKEQVEVGVSLGIQAGEQATVDLVRKHVEQGYRRIKLKIKPGWDVQPVRATREAFPDIRLTVDANSAYTLADAGRLRQLDEYDLTYIEQPLAWDDLVDHAELARRIRTPLCLDESVASAADARKALALGAGGVINLKVARVGGHAESRRVHDVAQSFGAPVWCGGMLESGIGRAHNIHLSTLPNFRLPGDTSSASRYWERDLIQEPLEAVDGLMPVPQGPGTGVTLDREFLATVTEAQEEHRA